The Cololabis saira isolate AMF1-May2022 chromosome 20, fColSai1.1, whole genome shotgun sequence genome includes a window with the following:
- the ponzr1 gene encoding plac8 onzin related protein 1, which yields MAIYQQPASVVSVTTTTNHGPGGWSTDICDCCSDMETCCCALFCFPCLQCKTASNYGWCCLMPMLDCCCVVSCILRSNLRERYNIPGSCCDDCCKLSWCYVCTWCQMHRELKLRGNMPHSHSVVTTQVGRM from the exons ATGGCCATTTACCAGCAGCCGGCCTCCGTGGTGTcagtcaccaccaccaccaatcACGGCCCTGGAGGATGGAGCACCGACATCTGCGACTGCTGCTCCGACATGGAAACCT GTTGCTGTGCTCTCTTCTGTTTCCCTTGCCTGCAGTGTAAGACGGCCAGCAACTACGGCTGGTGCTGCCTCATGCCCATGCTGGACTGCTGCTGCGTGGTGTCCTGCATCCTGCGCTCAAACCTTAGGGAGCGCTACAACATTCCT GGCTCGTGCTGCGATGACTGCTGCAAGTTAAGCTGGTGCTACGTGTGTACCTGGTGTCAGATGCATCGCGAGCTGAAGCTCAGGGGCAACATGCCGCACTCCCACTCAGTGGTCACTACGCAGGTTGGCAGGATGTAA